The bacterium genome window below encodes:
- a CDS encoding 3'-5' exonuclease codes for MTKEEIFISVDIESSGPIPGEYSMLSLGACVVGETEKGFYIELKPLNDNYIQGAIDACHLNMETLKTKGAEPNKAMKDFEQWIQRVSQEKRPVFVAFNATFDWMFVCYYFHRFLGHNPFGISGLDLKAYYMGMTHCSWSETTKRRIDKRFLSPSKHTHNALDDAIEQANIFEKFLNYKNQKNNLCLSKPQTSPGQ; via the coding sequence ATGACAAAGGAAGAAATATTTATCTCAGTGGATATTGAATCATCAGGGCCTATTCCTGGAGAATACAGTATGCTTTCACTAGGAGCTTGTGTAGTGGGAGAAACAGAAAAGGGCTTCTACATTGAGCTAAAACCCTTGAATGACAACTACATTCAAGGGGCAATTGATGCTTGCCATTTAAATATGGAGACTTTAAAAACAAAGGGTGCTGAGCCAAATAAAGCAATGAAAGACTTTGAGCAATGGATTCAAAGGGTTAGTCAAGAAAAAAGACCTGTTTTTGTTGCCTTTAATGCCACATTTGATTGGATGTTTGTTTGCTATTATTTTCATCGCTTCTTAGGACATAATCCATTTGGGATTAGTGGTCTTGATCTGAAGGCTTATTATATGGGAATGACCCATTGTTCCTGGAGTGAAACAACGAAAAGAAGGATTGACAAAAGATTCCTTTCTCCTTCCAAACATACCCACAATGCCCTTGATGATGCTATTGAGCAGGCTAATATTTTTGAGAAATTCTTAAACTACAAAAATCAGAAGAATAACCTATGTTTAAGCAAACCGCAAACCTCGCCAGGACAATAA